From the Brassica napus cultivar Da-Ae chromosome A8, Da-Ae, whole genome shotgun sequence genome, one window contains:
- the LOC106360043 gene encoding dof zinc finger protein DOF1.5-like: protein MATQDSQGIKLFGKTITFNASNITTTTIKKEVHQQQPELQATTDVRSSSTDLTVEKRPDKIIACPRCKSMETKFCYFNNYNVKQPRHFCRGCQRYWTAGGALRNVPVGAGRRKAKPPGRVGGFAEFLGAATGAVDQVELDALLVEEWRAAASHGGFRHDFPVKRLRCYTDGQSC from the coding sequence ATGGCGACCCAAGATTCACAAGGGATCAAACTCTTCGGCAAAACCATTACATTCAACGCCAGTAATATCACAACAACGACGATTAAAAAAGAAGTGCACCAGCAACAGCCAGAGCTACAAGCAACAACAGACGTCAGATCATCATCAACGGATCTAACGGTGGAGAAGCGTCCAGACAAGATTATAGCATGTCCGAGATGCAAGAGCATGGAGACTAAGTTCTGTTACTTTAATAATTATAACGTTAAACAACCAAGACACTTCTGCCGAGGTTGTCAGCGTTACTGGACCGCCGGTGGAGCTCTTCGGAATGTTCCCGTCGGCGCCGGTCGTCGGAAAGCCAAACCTCCGGGCCGTGTTGGTGGATTCGCCGAGTTTCTTGGGGCTGCGACTGGAGCGGTCGATCAGGTCGAGCTTGACGCTTTGCTGGTGGAAGAGTGGCGAGCAGCTGCGTCTCACGGTGGTTTCCGGCATGACTTTCCGGTGAAGAGACTCCGTTGCTACACCGATGGTCAATCTTGTTAa
- the LOC125577124 gene encoding 26S proteasome non-ATPase regulatory subunit 11 homolog encodes MVSYPATTETLSLAQEANSSEAIQILYQVLEDPSSSPEALRIKEQAITNLCDRLTEEKRGEDLRTLLTKLRPFFSLIPKAKTAKIVRGIIDAVAKIPGTTDLQITLCKEMVEWTRAEKRTFLRQRVEARLAALLMENKEYVEALALLSTLVKEVRRLDDKLLLVDIDLLESKLHFSLRNLPKAKAALTAARTAANAIYVPPAQQGTIDLQSGILHAEEKDYKTGYSYFFEAFESFNALGDPRAVFSLKYMLLCKIMVSQADDVAGIISSKAGLQYVGPDLDAMKAVADAHSKRSLKLFENALRDYKAQLEDDPIVHRHLSSLYDTLLEQNLCRLIEPFSRVEIGHIAELIGLPVDHVEKKLSQMILDKKFAGTLDQGAGCLIIFEDPKADAIYSATLDTIANMGKVVDSLYVRSAKIMS; translated from the coding sequence ATGGTTTCGTATCCCGCTACAACAGAGACGCTTTCCCTGGCCCAAGAAGCCAACAGCTCTGAGGCTATTCAGATACTCTACCAAGTCTTGGAAGACCCTTCTTCATCTCCAGAGGCTCTGCGGATCAAGGAGCAAGCCATCACTAACCTCTGCGACCGTCTCACCGAAGAGAAGAGAGGCGAGGATCTCCGCACACTCTTAACCAAACTGAGACCATTCTTCTCCCTAATCCCCAAGGCCAAGACCGCGAAAATCGTCAGAGGGATCATCGATGCTGTTGCAAAGATACCCGGAACAACTGATCTCCAGATCACTCTCTGCAAAGAGATGGTCGAGTGGACGCGCGCCGAGAAGAGGACTTTCCTCAGGCAGCGAGTGGAGGCGAGGCTGGCTGCTCTCTTGATGGAGAACAAGGAGTATGTGGAAGCTTTGGCGCTGCTGAGTACTTTGGTGAAAGAGGTGAGGAGGTTAGATGATAAGCTTCTTCTCGTTGACATTGACTTGCTGGAGAGCAAACTTCACTTCTCGTTGAGGAACTTACCAAAGGCGAAAGCTGCGCTCACTGCAGCGAGAACGGCTGCAAACGCTATCTACGTCCCACCGGCTCAACAGGGAACCATAGATCTCCAGAGTGGGATCCTTCACGCTGAAGAGAAGGACTACAAGACGGGATACAGCTACTTCTTCGAAGCCTTTGAGTCGTTCAACGCTCTGGGAGATCCGAGAGCTGTTTTCAGTTTGAAGTACATGTTGCTGTGCAAGATCATGGTCAGCCAAGCTGATGACGTGGCGGGAATCATCTCCTCGAAGGCTGGACTCCAGTACGTTGGCCCCGATCTAGACGCCATGAAGGCAGTCGCTGATGCTCACTCGAAGAGGTCTTTGAAGCTGTTTGAGAACGCGTTGCGTGACTACAAGGCGCAGCTAGAGGATGACCCGATTGTTCACAGGCATCTCTCTTCGCTTTATGATACGCTTCTGGAGCAGAATCTTTGCCGTTTGATTGAGCCTTTCTCACGAGTTGAGATTGGTCATATTGCTGAGCTGATTGGGTTGCCGGTGGACCATGTGGAGAAGAAGCTGTCTCAGATGATTCTTGATAAGAAATTTGCAGGTACGTTGGATCAAGGAGCTGGGTGTCTTATCATTTTCGAAGATCCGAAGGCGGATGCTATCTACTCGGCTACTCTTGACACCATTGCGAACATGGGGAAGGTCGTTGACAGTCTTTATGTCCGGTCTGCTAAGATCATGTCCtga
- the LOC106360044 gene encoding pollen-specific protein-like At4g18596, with translation MAKFFIVFLASALCFTTLLHFAAADADDLDRFHIKGSVYCDTCRVQFMTRLSKVLEGAKVKLECKARENQTVTLTKEAVTDKDGKYEMVVMGDHEEEVCEIILVESPDAECGEVNNQEFLRNAARISLTANDGIVSNEVRTINPLGFMRKTPLADCPQVFKELGIVPDVIF, from the exons ATGGCCAAATTCTTCATCGTATTCCTTGCCTCTGCCCTATGTTTCACCACCCTTCTTCACTTTGCCGCCGCTGATGCCGACGACTTGGACCGGTTCCACATCAAAGGATCCGTCTACTGCGATACTTGCCGTGTCCAATTCATGACCCGCCTCAGTAAAGTCCTCGAAG GGGCAAAGGTAAAGCTTGAGTGCAAGGCTCGTGAGAACCAGACAGTAACACTGACCAAAGAAGCTGTGACCGACAAAGACGGAAAGTACGAGATGGTAGTTATGGGAGACCACGAAGAGGAAGTGTGTGAGATCATCCTCGTCGAATCACCGGACGCAGAGTGCGGCGAGGTGAACAACCAAGAGTTCCTAAGAAACGCAGCGAGGATCAGTCTTACGGCGAATGATGGCATTGTCTCTAACGAGGTTCGAACCATTAACCCACTTGGGTTCATGAGGAAGACTCCTCTCGCTGATTGTCCTCAAGTTTTCAAGGAGCTCGGAATCGTCCCTGATGTCATCTTCTAa
- the LOC125575602 gene encoding uncharacterized protein LOC125575602 has protein sequence MSTASWIQPPCRYYSPDRRGGGFAKPSCSRARQFPGVVSSSSCSCGYSEILNFDFGSSRSWNHQGLRVQAMSATAQRKFSLSKGDADEKVEPDHLLVLVHGILASPSDWLYVEAEMKRRLGRRFLIYASSSNTFTKTFGGIDGAGKRLAEEVRQVIQKSKSLKKISFLAHSLGGLFARHAVAVLYSAPASDGAAVSNSGNSHLPRGLLAGLEPINFITLATPHLGVRGRKQLPFLLGVPILERLAAPLAPFVVGRTGSQLFLTDGKADKPPLLLRMASDCEDLKFLSSLGSFRSRIVYANVSYDHMVGWRTSSIRRETELFKPPRRSLDGYKHVVDVEYCPPVSSDGAHFPPEAAKAKEAAQSSPSPQNTLEYHEIVEDEMIRGLQTLGWKKVDVSFHSTFWPYLAHNNIHVKSERLYKAGAGVVAHVADSIKQQETSTFITASL, from the exons ATGTCTACGGCTTCTTGGATTCAGCCTCCTTGTAGATACTACTCACCAGATCGTCGTGGTGGTGGTTTCGCTAAGCCAAGCTGTAGCAGAGCAAGGCAGTTTCCCGGCGTCGTTTCTTCTTCATCGTGCTCTTGTGGCTATTCcgagattttgaattttgatttcG GGTCTAGCAGAAGCTGGAACCATCAGGGACTCAGAGTTCAAGCAATGAGTGCCACTGCCCAACGGAAATTTTCGCTATCTAAAGGTGACGCCGATGAGAAAGTTGAACCTGATCACCTTCTTGTTCTTGTACACGGTATCTTGGCCAG TCCTAGCGACTGGCTCTACGTAGAAGCTGAGATGAAAAGACGCCTTGGAAGAAGATTCTTGATTTATG CAAGTTCTTCAAATACCTTCACTAAAACGTTTGGCGGGATCGATGGAGCTGGGAAACGATTAGCAGAAGAg GTTAGGCAAGTTATCCAAAAGAGCAAGAGCTTAAAGAAGATTTCCTTCTTAGCCCACTCCCTCGGCGGCTTATTTGCCAGACATGCTGTTGCTGTTCTTTACTCGGCACCAGCCAGTGATGGTGCTGCTGTCTCTAACTCCGGGAATTCACATCTTCCGCGAGGTCTGCTTGCTGGGCTAGAGCCGATTAATTTCATCACCTTGGCAACACCTCATCTAGGAGTCAGAGGCAGAAAGCAG CTGCCTTTCTTGTTGGGAGTTCCTATATTAGAAAGACTCGCTGCACCATTAGCTCCATTCGTTGTTGGTCGGACTGGTAGCCAGTTGTTTCTTACTGATGGTAAAGCTGATAAACCACCTCTTCTATTGAGAATGGCGTCTGATTGTGAAGATCTGAAATTCTT ATCGTCCTTGGGGTCGTTCCGAAGCCGCATCGTGTATGCAAACGTATCTTATGACC ACATGGTTGGTTGGCGTACATCTTCCATAAGGAGAGAAACTGAACTTTTCAAG CCTCCACGCCGGTCACTAGATGGATACAAGCATGTTGTTGATGTTGAATACTGCCCTCCTGTTTCGTCGGATGGAGCTCATTTTCCTCCAGAAGCTGCTAAAGCCAAGGAAGCCGCACAAAGCTCGCCTAGTCCTCAGAACACACTCGAGTATCATGAAATAGTGGAAG ATGAGATGATCCGTGGCCTGCAGACTTTAGGGTGGAAGAAAGTTGATGTCAGCTTCCACTCCACCTTCTGGCCTTACTTAGCTCATAACAACATTCAC GTGAAAAGTGAAAGGCTCTATAAAGCAGGAGCTGGAGTTGTTGCGCATGTTGCAGATAGCATAAAACAGCAAGAGACGTCCACGTTCATCACTGCCAGCTTATAG
- the LOC106359160 gene encoding 50S ribosomal protein L34, chloroplastic yields MASSLSISVAASASSRLCHPSSSTGKIGVPSASLSLSTGSRRAPFSLSSSTSASSQLLHCSFLSSSLSLASSFSGLSVAFDLSSGASGGLNSQKRRGLVVRAGKAALCQTKRSRSRKSLARTHGFRLRMRTTSGRATIKRRRAKGRWNLCPKSNPSSGKRA; encoded by the exons atggCTTCTTCCTTATCCATCTCCGTTGCAGCTTCGGCTTCGTCGCGTTTATGTcatccttcttcatcaaccggGAAGATTGGCGTCCCTTCCGCTTCGCTTTCTCTCAGCACGGGCTCGAGACGGGCTCCGTTTTCTCTCAGCTCTTCGACATCAGCTTCTTCTCAGCTGCTCCATTGCTCGTTTCTCTCTTCATCTCTTTCCCTCGCATCTTCATTTTCTG GTTTGTCGGTTGCGTTTGATCTCAGCAGTGGAGCCAGTGGCGGCCTGAACAGCCAGAAACGAAGAGGCCTTGTGGTGAGAGCTGGAAAAGCTGCTCTGTGTCAAACGAAGAGGAGCAGGTCAAGAAAGTCTCTGGCTAGGACTCATGGTTTCCGTTTGAGGATGAGAACCACTAGCGGTAGAGCCACCATCAAGCGCCGGCGTGCAAAGGGTCGTTGGAATCTCTGCCCTAAGTCCAACCCTAGCAGCGGCAAACGGGCTTGA
- the LOC106361664 gene encoding bet1-like protein At4g14600, whose protein sequence is MASNPHRGGGGGSLYGGAAPYRSKDGLSTRTATGSEEIQLRIDPMHSDLDDEITGLHGQVRQLKNIAQEIGSEAKFQRDFLDELQVTLMRAQAGVKNNIRKLNLSIIRSGNNHIMHVVLFALFCFFILYMWSKMFKR, encoded by the exons ATGGCATCGAATCCTCACAGAGGCGGTGGGGGTGGTTCTCTTTATGGCGGTGCCGCTCCTTACAGATCCAA AGATGGACTTAGCACTAGAACTGCTACAGGTTCGGAGGAAATCCAGCTAAGGATTGATCCGATGCACTCTGATCTCGATGACGAGATCACTGGTCTCCATGGACAAGTCAGGCAATTGAAAAAT ATTGCTCAAGAAATTGGGTCGGAAGCTAAGTTTCAGAGGGACTTCTTAGATGAACTG CAAGTGACACTGATGAGAGCACAAGCCGGGGTGAAGAACAACATAAGGAAACTGAACTTGAGCATCATACGAAGTGGCAACAACCACATCATGCACGTGGTTCTTTTCGCGCTCTTCTGCTTCTTCATTCTCTACATGTGGTCCAAGATGTTCAAAAGATGA
- the LOC111198019 gene encoding nudix hydrolase 15, mitochondrial isoform X1 encodes MFLLHRRLPLLARTTFLCNSMEPAVTTTATTSSLGGSSRLAALAQQLRMYKPPPSSTFDEAEEMQADQESAGKVVSQVGFQESMTPVPKDPERFRPKRAAVLICIFEGEEGDLRVILTKRSSRLSTHSGEVSLPGGKAEEDDKDDGMTATREAEEEIGLDPSLVDVVTSLEPFLSKHLLRVIPVIGILRDKKTFNPKPNPAEVEAVFDAPLEMFLKDENRRSEEREWMGEKYLIHYFDYRTGDKDYTIWGLTAGILIRAASVTYQRPPAFIEQCPKFKYPKMVEKNTCMP; translated from the exons atgtttttactCCATCGCAGGCTTCCTTTACTAGCACGCACAACCTTCCTCTGCAACTCCATGGAGCCTGCGGTGACTACGACGGCGACGACATCTTCTCTCGGTGGGTCTTCTCGACTCGCGGCCTTGGCTCAGCAACTGCGGATGTACAAGCCGCCGCCTTCTTCAACGTTCGATGAAGCCGAGGAGATGCAGGCGGATCAGGAGAGCGCGGGGAAGGTGGTATCTCAGGTTGGGTTTCAGGAATCTATGACTCCGGTTCCGAAAGATCCTGAGAGGTTCAGACCGAAGCGAGCTGCTGTGTTGATCTGTATCTTCGAAGGAGAGGAGGGTGATCTCCGCGTCATCCTCACTAAGAGGTCTTCAAGATTGTCTACTCACTCGG gaGAAGTTTCACTGCCGGGTGGTAAGGCGGAGGAGGATGATAAAGATGATGGGATGACTGCAACCAGAGAGGCTGAGGAAGAGATTGGATTGGACCCTTCTCTTGTTGATGTTGTCACCTCTCTCGAACCTTTTCTGTCTAAG CATCTCCTAAGAGTAATACCTGTGATAGGAATCTTGAGGgacaaaaaaacattcaatcCAAAACCAAACCCTGCGGAAGTGGAAGCTGTGTTTGATGCACCTTTAGAAATGTTCCTTAAG GATGAGAACAGAAGATCTGAAGAGAGAGAGTGGATGGGAGAAAAGTATTTGATCCACTACTTTGACTACCGAACAGGAGACAAAGATTATACGATATGGGGTTTAACTGCCGGGATTTTGATCAGAGCTGCATCCGTGACTTATCAAAGACCGCCTGCTTTCATCGAGCAGTGCCCTAAGTTTAAGTACCCCAAAATGGTAGAGAAAAATACTTGTATGCCTTAA
- the LOC111198019 gene encoding nudix hydrolase 15, mitochondrial isoform X3, with the protein MFLLHRRLPLLARTTFLCNSMEPAVTTTATTSSLGGSSRLAALAQQLRMYKPPPSSTFDEAEEMQADQESAGKVVSQVGFQESMTPVPKDPERFRPKRAAVLICIFEGEEGDLRVILTKRSSRLSTHSGEVSLPGGKAEEDDKDDGMTATREAEEEIGLDPSLVDVVTSLEPFLSKHLLRVIPVIGILRDKKTFNPKPNPAEVEAVFDAPLEMFLKDENRRSEEREWMGEKYLIHYFDYRTGDKDYTIWGLTAGILIRAASVTYQRPPAFIEQCPKFKYPKM; encoded by the exons atgtttttactCCATCGCAGGCTTCCTTTACTAGCACGCACAACCTTCCTCTGCAACTCCATGGAGCCTGCGGTGACTACGACGGCGACGACATCTTCTCTCGGTGGGTCTTCTCGACTCGCGGCCTTGGCTCAGCAACTGCGGATGTACAAGCCGCCGCCTTCTTCAACGTTCGATGAAGCCGAGGAGATGCAGGCGGATCAGGAGAGCGCGGGGAAGGTGGTATCTCAGGTTGGGTTTCAGGAATCTATGACTCCGGTTCCGAAAGATCCTGAGAGGTTCAGACCGAAGCGAGCTGCTGTGTTGATCTGTATCTTCGAAGGAGAGGAGGGTGATCTCCGCGTCATCCTCACTAAGAGGTCTTCAAGATTGTCTACTCACTCGG gaGAAGTTTCACTGCCGGGTGGTAAGGCGGAGGAGGATGATAAAGATGATGGGATGACTGCAACCAGAGAGGCTGAGGAAGAGATTGGATTGGACCCTTCTCTTGTTGATGTTGTCACCTCTCTCGAACCTTTTCTGTCTAAG CATCTCCTAAGAGTAATACCTGTGATAGGAATCTTGAGGgacaaaaaaacattcaatcCAAAACCAAACCCTGCGGAAGTGGAAGCTGTGTTTGATGCACCTTTAGAAATGTTCCTTAAG GATGAGAACAGAAGATCTGAAGAGAGAGAGTGGATGGGAGAAAAGTATTTGATCCACTACTTTGACTACCGAACAGGAGACAAAGATTATACGATATGGGGTTTAACTGCCGGGATTTTGATCAGAGCTGCATCCGTGACTTATCAAAGACCGCCTGCTTTCATCGAGCAGTGCCCTAAGTTTAAGTACCCCAAAATG TGA
- the LOC111198019 gene encoding nudix hydrolase 15, mitochondrial isoform X2: MFLLHRRLPLLARTTFLCNSMEPAVTTTATTSSLGGSSRLAALAQQLRMYKPPPSSTFDEAEEMQADQESAGKVVSQVGFQESMTPVPKDPERFRPKRAAVLICIFEGEEGDLRVILTKRSSRLSTHSGEVSLPGGKAEEDDKDDGMTATREAEEEIGLDPSLVDVVTSLEPFLSKHLLRVIPVIGILRDKKTFNPKPNPAEVEAVFDAPLEMFLKDENRRSEEREWMGEKYLIHYFDYRTGDKDYTIWGLTAGILIRAASVTYQRPPAFIEQCPKFKYPKMN; encoded by the exons atgtttttactCCATCGCAGGCTTCCTTTACTAGCACGCACAACCTTCCTCTGCAACTCCATGGAGCCTGCGGTGACTACGACGGCGACGACATCTTCTCTCGGTGGGTCTTCTCGACTCGCGGCCTTGGCTCAGCAACTGCGGATGTACAAGCCGCCGCCTTCTTCAACGTTCGATGAAGCCGAGGAGATGCAGGCGGATCAGGAGAGCGCGGGGAAGGTGGTATCTCAGGTTGGGTTTCAGGAATCTATGACTCCGGTTCCGAAAGATCCTGAGAGGTTCAGACCGAAGCGAGCTGCTGTGTTGATCTGTATCTTCGAAGGAGAGGAGGGTGATCTCCGCGTCATCCTCACTAAGAGGTCTTCAAGATTGTCTACTCACTCGG gaGAAGTTTCACTGCCGGGTGGTAAGGCGGAGGAGGATGATAAAGATGATGGGATGACTGCAACCAGAGAGGCTGAGGAAGAGATTGGATTGGACCCTTCTCTTGTTGATGTTGTCACCTCTCTCGAACCTTTTCTGTCTAAG CATCTCCTAAGAGTAATACCTGTGATAGGAATCTTGAGGgacaaaaaaacattcaatcCAAAACCAAACCCTGCGGAAGTGGAAGCTGTGTTTGATGCACCTTTAGAAATGTTCCTTAAG GATGAGAACAGAAGATCTGAAGAGAGAGAGTGGATGGGAGAAAAGTATTTGATCCACTACTTTGACTACCGAACAGGAGACAAAGATTATACGATATGGGGTTTAACTGCCGGGATTTTGATCAGAGCTGCATCCGTGACTTATCAAAGACCGCCTGCTTTCATCGAGCAGTGCCCTAAGTTTAAGTACCCCAAAATG AACTAG
- the LOC111198019 gene encoding nudix hydrolase 15, mitochondrial isoform X4: MEPAVTTTATTSSLGGSSRLAALAQQLRMYKPPPSSTFDEAEEMQADQESAGKVVSQVGFQESMTPVPKDPERFRPKRAAVLICIFEGEEGDLRVILTKRSSRLSTHSGEVSLPGGKAEEDDKDDGMTATREAEEEIGLDPSLVDVVTSLEPFLSKHLLRVIPVIGILRDKKTFNPKPNPAEVEAVFDAPLEMFLKDENRRSEEREWMGEKYLIHYFDYRTGDKDYTIWGLTAGILIRAASVTYQRPPAFIEQCPKFKYPKMVEKNTCMP; this comes from the exons ATGGAGCCTGCGGTGACTACGACGGCGACGACATCTTCTCTCGGTGGGTCTTCTCGACTCGCGGCCTTGGCTCAGCAACTGCGGATGTACAAGCCGCCGCCTTCTTCAACGTTCGATGAAGCCGAGGAGATGCAGGCGGATCAGGAGAGCGCGGGGAAGGTGGTATCTCAGGTTGGGTTTCAGGAATCTATGACTCCGGTTCCGAAAGATCCTGAGAGGTTCAGACCGAAGCGAGCTGCTGTGTTGATCTGTATCTTCGAAGGAGAGGAGGGTGATCTCCGCGTCATCCTCACTAAGAGGTCTTCAAGATTGTCTACTCACTCGG gaGAAGTTTCACTGCCGGGTGGTAAGGCGGAGGAGGATGATAAAGATGATGGGATGACTGCAACCAGAGAGGCTGAGGAAGAGATTGGATTGGACCCTTCTCTTGTTGATGTTGTCACCTCTCTCGAACCTTTTCTGTCTAAG CATCTCCTAAGAGTAATACCTGTGATAGGAATCTTGAGGgacaaaaaaacattcaatcCAAAACCAAACCCTGCGGAAGTGGAAGCTGTGTTTGATGCACCTTTAGAAATGTTCCTTAAG GATGAGAACAGAAGATCTGAAGAGAGAGAGTGGATGGGAGAAAAGTATTTGATCCACTACTTTGACTACCGAACAGGAGACAAAGATTATACGATATGGGGTTTAACTGCCGGGATTTTGATCAGAGCTGCATCCGTGACTTATCAAAGACCGCCTGCTTTCATCGAGCAGTGCCCTAAGTTTAAGTACCCCAAAATGGTAGAGAAAAATACTTGTATGCCTTAA
- the LOC111200095 gene encoding uncharacterized protein LOC111200095 produces the protein MSCKGEVVLRAEEVLFLLPSNLFNEVFLDCIGPYPQSYRGGSYHDRKPRMWHALNHYGSIKKPSSDDASTGRVKPRGTGVFLPARPVSSSEEKRPKKKPCPIISSRSRQVFLPKEWAY, from the exons ATGTCTTGTAAAGGAGAGGTTGTGTTGCGTGCGGAGGAAGTATTGTTTCTCTTACCTTCAAACCTCTTCAACGAGGTCTTTCTTGATTGCATCGGTCCATATCCACAG AGCTATAGAGGAGGTAGCTACCATGATCGAAAGCCAAGGATGTGGCATGCCTTGAACCACTATGGTTCCATAAAGAAGCCAAGTAGTGATGATGCCAGCACAGGGCGAGTTAAGCCACGTGGCACTGGAGTGTTTCTTCCTGCGAGACCGGTGAGTAGCTCAGAAGAGAAGAGACCCAAGAAGAAGCCATGCCCCATAATCTCTTCTCGTTCCAGACAAGTCTTTCTTCCTAAAGAATGGGCTTATTAG